The following coding sequences are from one Canis lupus dingo isolate Sandy chromosome 21, ASM325472v2, whole genome shotgun sequence window:
- the LOC112667830 gene encoding olfactory receptor 51H1-like: MFSCNTSTSGHSTFLLTGFPGLEASHHWVSIPVNLTCVVSILGNSIILLLIRTDPALHEPMYFFLSMLAASDLGLSASTFPTMMWLFWLNARELPFDICAAQMFFIHAFTYVESGVLLAMAFDRFVAIREPLHYATILTHSAMARMGAAILVRAVLLNLPGPILLRRLLFPQISVLSHCYCLHCDLVGLACSDTQINSLVGLVSILFSLGLDSFLIVLSYALILRTVVSIASPGERLKALNTCVSHLCIVLIFYLPKLGLSVLHRVEKHNYPALAVLMANLHFLVPPFMNPIVYCIKSKQIRQGLLKRFKRKRVDVS, encoded by the coding sequence ATGTTCTCCTGCAACACCAGCACTTCTGGTCACTCTACGTTTCTCCTCACTGGCTTTCCAGGCCTGGAAGCCTCTCATCATTGGGTTTCCATCCCTGTCAACCTCACCTGTGTGGTTTCCATCCTGGGTAACAGTATCATCCTTCTCCTGATTCGTACAGATCCAGCCTTACATGAACCCATGTATTTTTTCCTATCTATGTTGGCAGCCTCTGATCTGGGACTCAGTGCCTCTACCTTTCCCACGATGATGTGGCTCTTCTGGCTGAATGCTCGTGAGCTTCCCTTTGATATCTGTGCAGCACAAATGTTCTTCATCCATGCCTTCACCTATGTGGAATCTGGTGTGCTACTGGCCATGGCCTTTGATCGTTTTGTTGCCATCCGGGAACCTCTGCACTATGCCACAATTCTGACTCACTCAGCCATGGCCAGAATGGGGGCTGCCATCCTTGTGAGGGCTGTCTTGCTCAATCTCCCAGGACCCATCCTCCTGCGACGTCTGCTTTTTCCCCAGATCAGCGTACTCTCTCACTGCTACTGCCTGCACTGTGACCTTGTGGGACTGGCCTGCTCAGACACCCAGATAAACAGCTTGGTTGGCCTAGTCTCCATTCTCTTCTCACTAGGCCTTGACTCCTTCCTCATTGTGCTCTCATATGCCCTGATCCTACGAACAGTGGTGAGCATTGCATCACCTGGGGAAAGGCTCAAGGCACTTAACACGTGTGTCTCACATCTCTGCATTGTTCTCATCTTTTATTTGCCCAAACTAGGGCTATCTGTGTTGCACCGGGTAGAGAAGCACAACTACCCTGCTCTGGCAGTGCTCATGGCCAACCTGCACTTCTTGGTCCCACCTTTCATGAACCCTATTGTTTACTGCATCAAGTCTAAACAGATACGTCAGGGCCTCCTAAAGCGCTTCAAACGGAAGAGGGTTGACGTCTCCTAG